A region from the Simiduia sp. 21SJ11W-1 genome encodes:
- the htpX gene encoding protease HtpX: MMRIGLFLLTNLAVVLVASIVLSLLGVNSYFAASGSGLDLGALLVFCAVFGMAGSMVSLFISKWMAKRGTGTRIITQPRNNQEQWLLVTVERLSKKAGIAMPEVGIFPAQESNAFATGWNKNDALVAVSQGLLDRMDQEQVEAVLAHEIGHVANGDMVTLSLIQGVVNTFVMFFARIIGSTVDRVVFKNENGHGLGFFITTIIAELVLGILASIIVMKFSRWREFRADHAGATLASRQGMIRALQGLQLEQKRALESSMPDSLYAFGINGNLRSKLGDLFASHPRLEDRIRALQQGA, encoded by the coding sequence GTGATGCGAATTGGCTTATTTCTGTTAACCAACCTGGCCGTGGTGCTGGTGGCGAGTATTGTGCTCAGCCTGCTGGGCGTTAACTCCTACTTCGCAGCCTCGGGTTCGGGCCTGGATCTGGGTGCGCTGCTGGTGTTCTGTGCCGTATTCGGCATGGCAGGCAGCATGGTGTCTCTTTTTATCTCTAAATGGATGGCCAAGCGCGGCACCGGCACGCGTATTATCACCCAGCCACGCAATAACCAGGAGCAATGGCTGTTGGTAACCGTTGAGCGCCTGAGCAAAAAAGCCGGCATTGCCATGCCTGAGGTGGGTATTTTCCCCGCCCAGGAGTCCAACGCCTTTGCCACTGGCTGGAACAAAAACGATGCCCTGGTAGCCGTCTCCCAAGGGTTGCTCGACCGCATGGATCAAGAGCAGGTTGAAGCCGTGCTGGCCCACGAAATTGGCCACGTGGCCAACGGCGACATGGTGACCCTGTCGCTCATTCAAGGCGTGGTAAATACCTTTGTGATGTTTTTCGCCCGCATTATCGGCAGCACCGTAGACCGGGTGGTATTCAAAAACGAAAACGGGCACGGCCTGGGCTTTTTTATCACCACCATTATTGCCGAACTGGTGCTGGGTATTTTGGCCTCAATTATTGTGATGAAGTTTTCACGCTGGCGGGAATTTCGCGCCGACCACGCAGGCGCCACACTGGCCAGCCGCCAGGGCATGATCCGCGCGCTGCAAGGTTTGCAGTTGGAACAAAAACGCGCGCTCGAATCCAGCATGCCAGACAGCCTTTATGCCTTTGGCATTAACGGCAACCTGCGCTCGAAGCTGGGCGACCTGTTTGCCAGCCACCCGCGCCTGGAAGACCGCATTCGGGCCTTGCAACAGGGTGCTTAA
- a CDS encoding inactive transglutaminase family protein: MKARIQLFIVAALLAVIGTSGALYKNLALDFPLWPGESRNVWTLQSKISFEPTGDPIEVTLALPEKHGNGIIIDENFSSSGFGFLINEERERRYARWSRRDANNKSAITLHYKMQVVHDNKILSEPAAPEGEVAKPRTYPSERESLRIFFEHLNEVSGTDASFTQLMLSKLNAREKSQDVSFLLSANNDDAMAVAAKLLAYRGIHFQTVKGVYLQDGRRRANYAQLLEIYSQGEWIQFNPETGERGLPDNFLVWQRGGISLLDVIGGVNSNVEFSMVVNTVPARTVAMMQDLSSQAALIDFSIYSLPVEQQGVFKTLLLIPIGALVVVFLRIIVGLPTSGTFMPILIALAFIETGLLAGLPMFLLVVGVGLWIRYYLSHLNLLLVARVSAVIIVVLGLMAFFSIASYKLGIDSAMSVTFFPTIILAWTIERMSTLWEEEGPRDVVKQGGGSLIVAIIAYGLMTNSIAKHLTFNFPELSLVLLALILMIGQYSGYRLSELYRFRHMIAAQKQAAKSQQAGQ, translated from the coding sequence ATGAAAGCACGCATTCAGCTATTTATTGTGGCCGCCCTACTTGCCGTTATCGGCACCTCCGGCGCATTGTACAAAAACCTCGCGCTCGATTTCCCGCTGTGGCCCGGCGAATCGCGCAACGTCTGGACGCTGCAATCAAAAATATCCTTTGAACCCACGGGCGACCCCATTGAGGTCACCCTGGCGCTGCCTGAAAAGCACGGCAACGGCATTATTATTGATGAAAACTTTTCGTCTTCGGGCTTTGGCTTTTTAATCAATGAAGAGCGCGAGCGCCGCTACGCGCGCTGGAGCCGGCGCGATGCCAACAATAAATCGGCCATTACCCTGCACTACAAAATGCAAGTGGTGCACGACAACAAAATTTTAAGTGAACCCGCCGCCCCCGAAGGCGAAGTGGCCAAACCACGCACCTACCCGAGCGAGCGAGAATCGCTGCGCATCTTTTTCGAACACCTGAATGAAGTATCCGGCACTGATGCAAGCTTTACCCAGCTGATGCTGAGCAAGCTCAACGCCCGGGAAAAATCCCAGGACGTATCTTTTTTGCTGTCGGCCAACAACGATGATGCCATGGCCGTTGCCGCCAAGCTTCTGGCCTACCGTGGCATCCACTTTCAAACAGTAAAGGGCGTGTACCTGCAAGATGGCCGGCGCCGGGCCAACTACGCACAATTGCTGGAAATCTACTCCCAGGGCGAGTGGATACAGTTCAACCCGGAAACCGGCGAACGCGGTTTGCCCGATAACTTTTTGGTGTGGCAGCGCGGCGGCATTTCACTGCTGGATGTCATCGGTGGTGTGAATTCCAACGTGGAATTTTCCATGGTAGTGAACACAGTGCCGGCTCGCACCGTGGCCATGATGCAAGATTTATCCAGCCAGGCGGCATTGATCGACTTCAGCATTTACTCGCTGCCCGTAGAACAGCAAGGTGTATTCAAAACACTGCTGTTAATTCCCATCGGCGCGCTGGTGGTGGTGTTTTTGCGCATCATTGTAGGGCTGCCCACTTCAGGCACCTTTATGCCCATTCTGATTGCCCTGGCATTCATTGAAACCGGCTTGCTGGCGGGCCTGCCCATGTTTTTGCTGGTGGTAGGTGTGGGCCTCTGGATTCGCTACTACCTGAGCCATTTAAACCTGCTGCTGGTGGCACGGGTTTCGGCGGTGATTATTGTGGTGCTCGGGCTAATGGCATTTTTCAGCATTGCCAGCTACAAGCTCGGCATCGATTCAGCCATGAGCGTGACCTTCTTCCCCACCATTATTCTGGCCTGGACCATCGAACGCATGTCTACCCTGTGGGAAGAAGAGGGCCCGCGCGATGTGGTAAAACAAGGGGGCGGCAGTTTGATTGTGGCCATCATCGCCTACGGCTTGATGACCAATAGCATTGCCAAGCACCTCACCTTTAACTTCCCCGAGTTATCGCTGGTGCTGTTGGCGCTGATCTTGATGATTGGCCAGTACAGCGGCTACCGCTTAAGCGAGCTGTATCGCTTCCGCCATATGATTGCCGCGCAAAAGCAGGCGGCTAAAAGCCAACAGGCGGGCCAATAA
- a CDS encoding RimK/LysX family protein, whose protein sequence is MSLRLLVVLLPMLLGGCQLFQTPEVVTPAEVEAPACPAPPEPVACPEPTIIEVTQDCPAPESLAAPEVSAPPAAETPIANGRAGEKQLLIIGAAEWIKLDPPNLRVRARIDTGAEVSSLSATNIIPFEREGKRWVRFNFKANDKTEEVVLERPVVQKNKAKQHGTDTGLVIALHLQLADIEEEIDVVLHNGTGAEFPLLVGRNFLTDNAVVDVSKTYTIRD, encoded by the coding sequence GTGTCACTTAGGCTGTTAGTTGTACTACTCCCCATGCTTTTGGGGGGCTGTCAGTTATTTCAAACTCCCGAAGTAGTCACGCCTGCCGAGGTTGAGGCCCCCGCCTGCCCGGCGCCGCCCGAGCCCGTTGCCTGCCCTGAGCCCACAATCATCGAAGTCACCCAGGATTGCCCTGCGCCGGAATCCTTGGCCGCTCCCGAAGTATCCGCCCCCCCGGCCGCGGAAACACCCATTGCCAACGGCCGCGCCGGCGAAAAGCAACTGCTGATTATTGGTGCCGCCGAGTGGATTAAACTCGACCCGCCCAATCTACGGGTGCGTGCGCGCATAGATACAGGCGCTGAAGTTTCAAGCCTGAGCGCCACCAACATCATCCCTTTCGAGCGCGAAGGCAAACGTTGGGTTAGATTCAATTTCAAAGCCAATGACAAAACCGAAGAGGTAGTGTTAGAGCGCCCGGTGGTACAAAAAAACAAAGCCAAACAACACGGCACAGATACAGGCCTTGTGATCGCCCTACACCTGCAGTTGGCCGATATCGAAGAAGAGATTGACGTTGTGCTACACAACGGTACAGGCGCTGAATTCCCACTTTTGGTAGGGCGCAATTTCCTAACCGACAACGCAGTGGTCGACGTATCGAAAACCTACACCATTCGCGATTGA
- a CDS encoding alpha-L-glutamate ligase-like protein, with translation MGWFASPGKLREAGVLGMNRRNVQCILRYNKRSLYPLVDNKLKTKLAAQAAGVAVPELVGVIEHQFQIKTLLNLIGERTQFVIKPVQGSGGKGILVIVGRDGNDFIKPSGQRVSVDYIARHASNILSGLFSLGGRTDQAMIEALINFDEALAQYSYEGVPDVRVVVYRGYPVMAMIRCATHSSDGKANLHQGAVGVGLNLANGRAICAVQNGSLVNKHPDTNHAFDDLEVPSWHAILMLACGAHEMTGLGYLGADIVLDKLYGPLILELNARPGLSIQVANQTGLLNRLKVIDTQCEQGPQNVEQRVAFSQQAFGL, from the coding sequence ATGGGCTGGTTTGCAAGCCCCGGCAAGTTGCGTGAGGCGGGCGTGCTGGGCATGAACCGCCGCAACGTGCAGTGCATTTTGCGCTACAACAAGCGCAGCCTCTACCCACTGGTAGACAACAAATTAAAAACCAAACTCGCAGCGCAAGCGGCGGGCGTGGCGGTGCCGGAATTGGTAGGCGTGATTGAACACCAGTTTCAAATAAAAACCCTGCTCAACCTAATTGGCGAGCGCACCCAGTTCGTTATCAAACCCGTACAGGGCAGCGGCGGCAAAGGCATTTTGGTGATTGTGGGCCGCGATGGTAACGACTTCATCAAACCCTCTGGCCAACGCGTCAGTGTGGATTACATTGCCCGCCACGCCTCCAATATTTTATCTGGCCTGTTCAGCCTTGGCGGGCGCACCGATCAGGCCATGATTGAGGCGCTGATAAATTTTGATGAGGCGCTTGCGCAATACAGCTATGAAGGCGTGCCCGATGTGCGCGTGGTGGTGTATCGCGGCTACCCGGTAATGGCCATGATTCGCTGCGCCACACACAGCTCAGACGGCAAGGCCAATTTGCACCAGGGCGCAGTGGGCGTGGGCCTGAACCTCGCCAACGGACGCGCTATTTGCGCGGTGCAAAACGGGAGCCTGGTAAACAAACACCCCGATACAAATCACGCCTTCGACGATTTGGAAGTACCCAGCTGGCACGCCATATTAATGCTCGCCTGCGGCGCCCATGAGATGACGGGCCTGGGCTACCTGGGTGCAGATATCGTGCTCGATAAACTCTACGGCCCACTCATTCTTGAATTGAACGCACGCCCCGGCCTATCCATTCAGGTGGCCAACCAAACGGGTTTGTTAAATCGTTTGAAAGTGATTGATACCCAGTGCGAGCAAGGGCCACAAAACGTAGAGCAACGCGTGGCGTTTTCCCAGCAGGCTTTCGGGTTATAG
- the cysE gene encoding serine O-acetyltransferase: MMAVANLWQIMRDEARTFSKDEPALASFYHGAVLNHPTLCSALSYTLALKLDSANLPAILLRQVIDEALAAEPAIVQAVTRDVQACLERDPACHYAVMPLLFFKGFQALQGYRIAHWLWRHERRALAMYFQNQIAETFSVDIHPAAKLGAGIMMDHATGIVIGETAVVADNVSMLHGVTLGGSGYVKGDRHPKVGKGVLISAGAKLLGNIAIGAGAKIAAGSVVLSSVPAGNTVAGVPAKIVGAPKSPNPASQMNHNLPEE, encoded by the coding sequence ATGATGGCGGTGGCCAACTTGTGGCAAATCATGCGCGATGAAGCCCGCACCTTCAGTAAAGATGAGCCGGCACTGGCAAGTTTTTACCACGGTGCGGTGCTCAATCACCCCACCTTGTGCTCGGCATTGAGCTACACCCTGGCGCTCAAGCTCGACAGCGCCAACTTGCCCGCCATCTTGTTGCGGCAGGTAATTGATGAGGCGCTGGCCGCCGAGCCCGCCATTGTGCAGGCGGTAACCCGCGATGTGCAGGCCTGCCTGGAGCGCGACCCGGCCTGCCACTATGCGGTGATGCCGCTGCTCTTTTTTAAAGGCTTTCAGGCCCTGCAGGGCTACCGCATTGCCCATTGGTTGTGGCGCCACGAACGGCGCGCACTGGCCATGTATTTTCAAAACCAGATTGCCGAGACCTTCAGCGTAGACATTCACCCGGCAGCCAAATTGGGCGCGGGTATCATGATGGATCACGCCACCGGTATTGTGATCGGTGAAACCGCCGTGGTGGCAGACAATGTGTCTATGTTGCACGGTGTTACCCTGGGCGGCAGCGGCTACGTGAAAGGCGATCGTCACCCGAAGGTGGGTAAGGGCGTGCTGATTAGCGCCGGGGCAAAATTGCTGGGTAATATCGCCATTGGTGCGGGTGCCAAAATTGCCGCCGGCAGTGTGGTATTAAGCTCGGTGCCGGCGGGCAATACGGTGGCCGGAGTGCCTGCAAAAATTGTGGGCGCTCCGAAATCGCCAAATCCGGCAAGCCAGATGAATCACAACTTGCCAGAGGAATAG
- the ppa gene encoding inorganic diphosphatase — protein sequence MSLHLVPSGKNLPDDINVIIEIPLNGDPIKYEVDKDSGAIFVDRMLGTAMHYPCNYGYVPHTLCGDGDPVDVLVIMPLALIPGSVVRCRPIGVLKMTDESGEDAKLVAVPHDKITPLYKNVESVRDLPEITLNQIAHFFEHYKDLEPGKWVKIEGWEGPEAARQEIIDSVKRYEDEPEKPRF from the coding sequence ATGAGCCTGCATCTGGTGCCCTCGGGCAAAAACCTGCCTGACGATATCAACGTCATTATTGAAATCCCGCTCAACGGCGACCCCATCAAATATGAAGTCGATAAAGACTCCGGTGCCATTTTTGTAGATCGCATGCTGGGTACCGCCATGCACTACCCCTGCAACTACGGCTACGTGCCGCACACCCTGTGTGGCGATGGCGACCCGGTAGACGTGCTGGTAATTATGCCCCTGGCGCTGATTCCAGGCTCTGTGGTGCGCTGCCGCCCTATCGGCGTTTTGAAAATGACCGACGAATCCGGTGAAGACGCCAAGCTGGTTGCCGTACCCCACGACAAAATCACCCCGCTGTATAAAAACGTGGAATCTGTGCGCGATTTGCCGGAAATTACCCTCAACCAAATCGCCCACTTCTTTGAGCACTACAAAGATCTGGAGCCTGGCAAGTGGGTGAAAATTGAAGGCTGGGAAGGCCCTGAAGCCGCCCGCCAGGAAATCATCGATTCCGTTAAGCGCTACGAAGACGAGCCCGAAAAGCCCCGTTTCTAA
- a CDS encoding Rieske (2Fe-2S) protein, giving the protein MTLPEGQATTPQWYPLCPADAIGTGQSKQFSINGTALFVVNQGGCYFAFENRCPHLGIELQWQPDRFLDAEGEFIQCSTHGALFLIEDGECIAGPCRGQSLRPLPIKTDAGQLLIKVP; this is encoded by the coding sequence GTGACCCTGCCCGAAGGCCAGGCCACCACGCCGCAGTGGTACCCGCTCTGCCCCGCCGATGCCATCGGCACCGGGCAGAGCAAACAGTTTTCAATCAACGGCACCGCCCTGTTTGTAGTCAATCAGGGCGGTTGCTATTTCGCCTTTGAAAACCGCTGCCCGCACCTGGGCATTGAATTGCAGTGGCAGCCAGACCGGTTTCTGGATGCCGAAGGCGAGTTCATTCAGTGCAGTACCCATGGCGCGCTGTTTCTGATTGAAGACGGCGAGTGCATCGCCGGCCCCTGCCGCGGGCAATCACTGCGCCCACTGCCCATAAAAACTGACGCAGGCCAACTGCTTATCAAAGTGCCGTAA
- a CDS encoding TfoX/Sxy family protein, with protein MTSSQGDLQDLKNLGAASVNILRAIGINSYDDLKAVGPVAAYRRIKARGINVSKVMLYALQGALTDTHWNDLAPDLKAKLVEEAERESAAEPS; from the coding sequence ATGACGTCTAGTCAGGGCGATTTACAGGATTTAAAGAACCTCGGCGCAGCTTCGGTCAATATATTGCGTGCTATTGGCATCAACAGCTACGATGATTTGAAAGCTGTGGGGCCAGTTGCCGCTTACCGCCGCATCAAGGCGCGCGGTATTAATGTCTCCAAGGTAATGTTATATGCTTTGCAGGGCGCTTTAACCGACACCCATTGGAACGATTTGGCGCCCGATCTGAAAGCCAAATTAGTGGAAGAAGCCGAACGCGAGAGCGCAGCCGAACCGAGCTAG
- a CDS encoding cyclic nucleotide-binding domain-containing protein, whose amino-acid sequence MHLPETQSEHLSELTQKLRGLTELLTQGVPAGESMYFAQSPDIFAELPANQLLLITEGSVNLERKGKLLLEYEAGDLLGLSRMLQLPEGKLIGNQARCLVINRDALIGHVNSSAELQKHWAHYLICMATFFRECFAMENRGTFQPNTGFMSFSAGEAIINQGDTANCVYTLLEGSAEAVRDGVKVGDIHTDEIFGALAVFTRQPRNASVIAKTDCSVMAVRKEDFIDLVEHQPHICISLIEEMAAKINQLNQQVAAGS is encoded by the coding sequence ATGCACCTACCCGAAACACAATCTGAACACTTAAGTGAGTTAACGCAGAAGCTGCGCGGCCTGACCGAGCTGCTCACCCAAGGCGTGCCGGCCGGCGAGTCTATGTATTTTGCGCAGAGCCCCGACATCTTCGCCGAGCTGCCCGCCAACCAACTGCTGCTCATCACCGAGGGCAGCGTTAATCTGGAACGCAAGGGCAAGCTACTGCTGGAATACGAAGCCGGCGACCTGCTGGGCTTGTCGCGCATGCTGCAACTGCCAGAGGGCAAGCTCATCGGCAACCAGGCGCGCTGCTTGGTGATCAACCGCGATGCCTTGATTGGACATGTTAACAGCAGTGCCGAATTACAAAAGCACTGGGCCCACTACCTGATTTGCATGGCCACGTTTTTTCGCGAGTGTTTCGCCATGGAAAACCGCGGCACCTTTCAGCCCAACACGGGCTTTATGTCGTTCTCTGCAGGCGAGGCCATTATCAACCAGGGCGACACCGCCAACTGCGTGTACACCTTGCTGGAGGGCAGTGCCGAGGCCGTGCGCGATGGCGTGAAAGTGGGCGACATCCACACTGATGAGATTTTTGGCGCCTTGGCAGTGTTTACCCGCCAGCCCCGCAATGCCAGTGTGATTGCCAAAACCGACTGCTCGGTAATGGCCGTGCGCAAGGAAGACTTCATAGACCTGGTAGAGCACCAGCCGCACATTTGCATCAGCCTCATTGAGGAGATGGCAGCCAAAATCAATCAGCTCAACCAGCAAGTGGCTGCAGGTAGCTAA
- a CDS encoding HAD family phosphatase, whose amino-acid sequence MSFKPLVIFDCDGVLVDSEPVANRVLAQHLRAAGINMTDAEVQARFKGNSARQCQAIIGQWLGAPGTDELWRVMQAQTLVQLAGVQPVPGVTQVLAELQQAGLPFCVASAGDYEKMAITLGNTGLKARFGLSCFSAVDVPKSKPAPDLFLWAAAEMGVAPEHCLVVEDSVQGVQAAQAAGMAVCWYQPDAPQPATPDVWVFSDMAQLPAHILTWQEQFL is encoded by the coding sequence ATGTCGTTTAAGCCGCTGGTGATTTTCGATTGTGACGGCGTGCTGGTGGATAGCGAGCCTGTGGCCAACCGGGTGTTGGCCCAGCACCTGCGCGCTGCCGGCATTAATATGACCGATGCCGAGGTGCAGGCCCGCTTTAAGGGCAACAGCGCCCGCCAGTGCCAGGCTATTATCGGCCAATGGCTGGGCGCGCCTGGCACCGATGAATTGTGGCGGGTGATGCAGGCACAAACGCTGGTGCAGCTTGCCGGTGTGCAGCCGGTGCCAGGCGTCACACAGGTATTGGCCGAGCTACAGCAGGCGGGCCTGCCCTTTTGCGTGGCCTCGGCGGGCGATTACGAAAAAATGGCCATCACCCTCGGCAATACGGGCTTAAAGGCACGCTTTGGGCTGAGTTGTTTCAGCGCGGTGGATGTGCCCAAGAGCAAGCCCGCGCCCGATCTGTTTTTATGGGCGGCCGCCGAAATGGGGGTTGCGCCCGAACACTGCCTGGTGGTGGAAGACAGCGTGCAGGGCGTGCAGGCGGCGCAGGCGGCGGGCATGGCCGTGTGTTGGTATCAGCCCGATGCGCCGCAACCGGCAACGCCCGATGTGTGGGTATTTAGCGATATGGCGCAGTTACCTGCCCATATTCTCACCTGGCAGGAGCAGTTTTTATGA
- a CDS encoding sodium-translocating pyrophosphatase: MDVLLLPPLFGLAGLFVAFIIYRIIVSYPAGEGTVAEIAALIHKGAMVFMRREYTILGVFLVIVTVLLAYGFGSWRTPTAFVVGALCSAIAGYIGMFTATRANVRTTVAAKNEGAATALSVAFYGGSVMGLAVASMGLLGLGALYLLFGGNPAHAEAIHGFGMGASTVALFSRVGGGIFTKSADVGADLVGKVEAGIPEDDPRNPGVIADNVGDNVGDVAGMGSDIFESYCGSMIATIAIAAAMTLVQVEQLAVSREALMFAPLALASLGLLCSIAGIVVVRLCAASAPAMALRSGTIGATVILIASAYGLLSWQGISSAVWWCVVFGAVGGIFIGLVTEYYTGGKPVRVIAKGGETGPATVMIAGLATGMESVVVPVLVIAGIIYATAAILPEGVGVYGVGMAAVGMLSTVGITMAIDAYGPVADNAGGIAEMADLGEETRKITDGLDEVGNTTAAIGKGFAIGAAGLAALAIIAAFIATVEKHVPGFALRIDDPKVLMGMFLGGIFPFIVSAITMRAVGEAAFDMIKEIRRQFKEIPGLMEGTAKPDSDRCIDIATQAALKRMILPGVLAVASPVLVGFILGPQVLGGLLGGALVSCVLLALTMANAGGAWDNAKKYVEKGNFGGKGSDVHKAVVVGDTVGDPFKDTSGPAMNILINVMAIVSLVIAPLLG, encoded by the coding sequence ATGGACGTCCTGCTGTTGCCACCCCTGTTCGGGCTGGCTGGATTATTTGTCGCTTTTATCATCTACCGCATCATTGTTTCCTACCCTGCAGGTGAAGGCACTGTGGCAGAAATTGCCGCGCTGATTCACAAGGGGGCGATGGTGTTCATGCGCCGTGAATACACCATTCTGGGGGTGTTTCTGGTGATTGTTACAGTGCTTTTGGCCTACGGCTTTGGCAGCTGGCGCACGCCCACGGCCTTTGTGGTGGGCGCACTTTGCTCGGCCATTGCCGGCTACATCGGCATGTTCACCGCCACGCGGGCCAATGTACGCACCACCGTTGCCGCCAAAAATGAAGGCGCGGCCACAGCCTTAAGCGTGGCCTTTTACGGCGGCTCGGTCATGGGGTTGGCGGTGGCTTCAATGGGCCTGCTGGGTTTGGGCGCACTGTATTTGCTGTTTGGTGGCAATCCTGCGCATGCCGAGGCCATTCACGGGTTTGGCATGGGGGCCTCAACCGTTGCACTGTTTTCCCGCGTGGGGGGCGGCATTTTTACCAAAAGTGCCGATGTGGGCGCAGACCTGGTAGGCAAGGTGGAGGCCGGTATTCCCGAAGATGATCCGCGCAACCCCGGCGTGATTGCCGACAACGTGGGTGACAACGTCGGTGATGTGGCCGGCATGGGCTCTGATATTTTTGAATCCTACTGTGGCTCGATGATTGCCACCATTGCCATTGCCGCTGCCATGACGCTGGTGCAGGTTGAGCAGCTGGCGGTCAGCCGGGAGGCCTTGATGTTTGCGCCGCTTGCGCTCGCCTCGCTCGGCCTGTTGTGCTCAATAGCCGGCATTGTGGTGGTGCGCCTGTGTGCAGCCAGCGCACCGGCCATGGCGCTGCGCTCTGGCACCATTGGCGCCACGGTGATCTTGATTGCCTCGGCCTATGGGCTCTTGAGCTGGCAGGGCATTAGCAGTGCCGTCTGGTGGTGTGTGGTATTTGGTGCGGTGGGCGGCATTTTTATCGGCCTGGTTACCGAGTACTACACCGGCGGCAAGCCGGTGCGCGTGATCGCCAAGGGTGGTGAAACCGGGCCTGCCACGGTGATGATCGCGGGCCTGGCAACCGGCATGGAATCGGTAGTGGTGCCGGTGCTGGTGATTGCCGGCATCATCTACGCCACCGCCGCCATATTGCCCGAGGGCGTGGGCGTTTACGGCGTGGGCATGGCGGCGGTGGGCATGTTATCCACCGTGGGTATTACCATGGCCATCGATGCCTATGGGCCAGTGGCCGACAACGCCGGCGGCATTGCCGAGATGGCAGACCTGGGCGAGGAAACCCGCAAAATAACCGATGGCCTGGATGAAGTGGGTAACACCACGGCAGCCATTGGTAAGGGGTTCGCCATTGGCGCGGCAGGCCTTGCGGCGCTGGCCATTATTGCTGCGTTTATTGCCACCGTTGAAAAACACGTGCCCGGATTTGCCTTGCGCATTGATGATCCGAAGGTACTCATGGGCATGTTTTTAGGCGGTATTTTCCCGTTTATTGTGTCGGCCATTACCATGCGCGCCGTGGGTGAGGCCGCTTTCGATATGATCAAGGAAATCCGCCGGCAGTTTAAGGAGATTCCGGGGCTCATGGAGGGCACGGCAAAACCGGATTCTGATCGCTGTATTGATATCGCAACCCAGGCAGCCCTCAAGCGCATGATATTGCCGGGCGTGCTGGCTGTGGCGTCACCCGTGCTTGTGGGTTTTATTCTGGGGCCGCAGGTGCTCGGTGGTTTGCTTGGTGGGGCGCTGGTGTCTTGCGTGCTGCTGGCGCTGACCATGGCCAACGCCGGCGGCGCCTGGGACAACGCCAAAAAGTATGTGGAAAAGGGCAACTTTGGCGGCAAGGGCTCAGATGTGCACAAGGCCGTTGTGGTGGGCGATACCGTGGGCGATCCGTTTAAAGATACCTCGGGCCCGGCCATGAACATCCTGATTAACGTCATGGCGATTGTGAGCCTGGTTATCGCGCCCTTGTTGGGTTAA
- a CDS encoding M15 family metallopeptidase, with protein sequence MISKFAPANPLIYGIAPPPLVSCLGGQVQPALVPALESLAQAAQDAGFAPAIASGYRDFSRQLAIFNAKARGERALLDSLGAPLVAKVLAPDALLAAILRWSALPGASRHHWGTDFDIYDTSVCTAGYRLALTVAECEGVMAPFHAWLNEYLSSQSAFARPYEQDQGGVAPEPWHLSYTPLAEPYSQQFNCAELHAVLAQADIALKDEVLAALPGLVARYVV encoded by the coding sequence ATGATTTCAAAATTCGCTCCGGCCAACCCGTTGATTTATGGCATAGCCCCGCCACCGCTGGTGTCGTGCCTGGGTGGGCAGGTGCAACCGGCGCTGGTACCGGCGCTCGAAAGCCTGGCCCAGGCCGCCCAAGACGCGGGATTTGCCCCCGCCATTGCCAGTGGTTATCGGGATTTTTCGCGCCAGCTGGCTATTTTCAACGCCAAGGCGCGCGGTGAACGGGCTTTGCTCGATAGTCTCGGCGCGCCCTTGGTGGCCAAAGTGCTCGCACCCGATGCCTTGCTGGCGGCTATATTGCGCTGGTCGGCACTGCCGGGCGCCTCGCGCCACCACTGGGGTACGGATTTCGACATCTACGATACCAGCGTGTGCACGGCCGGCTACCGGTTGGCGCTTACCGTGGCCGAATGCGAGGGGGTTATGGCGCCCTTTCATGCATGGTTGAATGAATACCTTAGCTCCCAATCCGCCTTTGCCCGCCCCTATGAGCAAGACCAGGGTGGCGTGGCGCCAGAGCCCTGGCATTTAAGCTACACACCTCTGGCCGAGCCCTATAGCCAGCAATTTAATTGCGCCGAGCTACACGCGGTGCTGGCGCAGGCAGATATCGCCTTAAAAGATGAGGTGCTGGCGGCGCTGCCCGGGTTGGTGGCGCGCTATGTCGTTTAA